One genomic window of Mucilaginibacter sp. SJ includes the following:
- a CDS encoding MarR family winged helix-turn-helix transcriptional regulator: MKSEAITRIRKLSQLYAYTSIQMHENIARKAGLSGTDQKYLGFFLVKGAMTAGELMEVTGLTSGAVTGLIDRFEKKDLVKREFAKTDRRKVLVVPDTEKIMQLLAPLYKDYRSHSEQLIGSFTEEELKIIEKFLEGSIGIMSETVDQFKDK, encoded by the coding sequence GTGAAAAGCGAAGCTATTACCCGGATAAGAAAACTAAGCCAGTTGTATGCTTATACATCCATTCAAATGCATGAAAATATTGCGCGAAAAGCCGGGCTATCAGGTACCGATCAGAAATACCTGGGCTTTTTCCTGGTGAAAGGGGCCATGACTGCCGGGGAGCTTATGGAAGTAACCGGCCTTACCAGCGGCGCTGTTACAGGTTTGATTGACCGGTTTGAGAAAAAAGATCTGGTCAAAAGAGAATTTGCGAAAACGGACAGACGAAAAGTACTGGTAGTGCCGGATACTGAAAAGATAATGCAGCTCCTGGCTCCGCTTTACAAGGATTACCGCAGCCATTCGGAGCAATTGATCGGTTCCTTCACTGAAGAGGAACTAAAAATCATCGAAAAATTTTTGGAAGGATCGATAGGGATTATGAGTGAAACAGTCGATCAATTTAAAGACAAGTGA
- the ppsA gene encoding phosphoenolpyruvate synthase yields the protein MMKNRSLYIVDLKKADKTFNRLIGGKGANLAELYKIQALNVPGGFCITTEAFKDTVGNDQEFNSLLEQLALLTENQRNEIHEISKKIKTLIESIALSQELKSQIVAHIDQYGSDYAYAVRSSATAEDLATASFAGQQDTYLNVIGEAAILKHISKCWASLFTERAIIYRLQNGFDHRKVYLAVIVQQMVAAKVAGVLFTAHPVNGNRTVSSIDASFGLGEALVSGLVNADNYQVRASRIIEKKISEKRIAIEIIKNGGTEQKEIGPEQQRMQALTDGQILQLEQTGRMIEAHFGHPQDIEWCLSDDKFYVVQSRPITTLYPVPAADDQENRVYVSVGHQQMMTDAFKPLGISVWMLTGNRAIFKMAGGRLFVDISKGLASPAGRENLLNVLGHSDPLIKDALMTVIDRNFVKEDPGANIPGQVKGHHGMSAADILAEAGADAGIVTDLISGSERSVSALKDNIRAKTGPDVFDYILDDMQQRRQLSLEKKNLNVIMAAIHASAWINEKMEEWLGEINAADILSLSVPNNITSEMGLELLNLADVIRPYSEVIAYLQEAKQDNLLNGLCQLDGGWQVRNALVAYLNKYGMRCAGEIDITRTRWSENPVALVPMILSNIKNLEPGEGIRRFEHGRQAALEKEQGLMSRLKQLPAGEEKARETKQMIDLLRNFIGYREYPKYDIVSRYFIYKQALLQEAERLVKAGVLHDEKDSYYLYFEELQEAARTGKVDYQLIDQRKAEYQFYEKLTPPRVITSEGEVITGHYRRENIPAGALAGLAVSSGIVEGRARVVLNVEGADLEDGDILVTTFTDPSWTPLFLAIKGVVTEVGGLMTHGAVIAREYGLPAVVGVENATKLIKDGQRIRVHGTAGYVEIMSEADA from the coding sequence ATGATGAAAAACAGAAGTTTATACATTGTTGATTTAAAAAAGGCCGATAAAACGTTTAATAGGTTAATCGGGGGCAAGGGGGCAAATCTGGCAGAATTATACAAGATTCAGGCACTTAATGTGCCTGGCGGTTTTTGTATAACCACTGAAGCTTTTAAAGACACTGTTGGGAACGACCAGGAGTTTAATTCACTGCTGGAGCAGTTAGCATTGCTAACCGAAAACCAAAGGAACGAGATCCATGAAATAAGCAAAAAGATCAAAACGCTGATAGAATCGATAGCTCTTTCTCAGGAACTGAAAAGCCAGATCGTTGCGCATATAGATCAATATGGTAGCGATTACGCTTATGCGGTTCGTTCAAGTGCGACAGCGGAGGACTTAGCTACCGCATCTTTCGCCGGACAACAGGATACCTACCTAAACGTTATCGGCGAAGCCGCTATTTTAAAACACATCAGCAAATGTTGGGCATCTCTTTTTACGGAACGTGCCATAATCTATCGGCTTCAGAATGGCTTTGATCACCGCAAGGTTTACCTGGCTGTTATTGTACAGCAAATGGTAGCTGCAAAGGTAGCCGGCGTGCTATTTACAGCCCATCCGGTTAATGGTAACAGGACAGTGAGCTCGATAGATGCAAGCTTTGGTTTGGGGGAAGCGCTTGTTTCTGGTTTGGTTAACGCCGATAATTACCAGGTCCGTGCTTCAAGAATTATTGAAAAGAAGATTTCGGAGAAAAGGATCGCTATTGAGATCATTAAAAATGGCGGTACTGAGCAAAAAGAGATAGGGCCGGAGCAACAACGCATGCAAGCATTAACTGACGGACAAATTTTACAACTCGAACAAACCGGCAGGATGATCGAGGCACATTTCGGCCATCCCCAGGATATTGAATGGTGTTTAAGTGACGATAAATTCTATGTTGTACAAAGCCGGCCGATCACCACATTATATCCTGTGCCAGCGGCAGACGACCAGGAGAACCGGGTTTATGTATCTGTAGGGCATCAACAAATGATGACTGATGCATTTAAACCACTCGGCATATCCGTTTGGATGTTAACCGGAAACCGTGCGATATTCAAAATGGCTGGCGGAAGGTTATTTGTTGATATCTCGAAGGGCCTCGCTTCGCCGGCGGGCAGGGAAAATCTGTTGAATGTGTTAGGGCATTCAGATCCGTTGATAAAAGATGCCCTGATGACTGTAATCGATCGAAACTTTGTAAAAGAGGACCCTGGCGCCAACATCCCCGGACAGGTTAAGGGCCATCACGGAATGTCGGCGGCGGATATACTTGCGGAAGCGGGAGCCGATGCCGGGATTGTGACCGATCTCATCAGCGGCAGTGAAAGGTCGGTATCAGCATTGAAAGATAACATCCGGGCAAAAACAGGCCCCGATGTATTTGATTACATCCTGGACGATATGCAGCAACGGAGGCAGCTGTCTTTAGAAAAGAAAAATCTGAACGTGATCATGGCAGCCATCCATGCTTCGGCCTGGATCAATGAAAAGATGGAAGAGTGGCTTGGTGAAATCAACGCAGCTGATATTCTTTCGCTTTCTGTGCCAAATAACATTACTTCAGAAATGGGCCTTGAACTTTTGAACCTGGCAGATGTGATCCGTCCTTATTCGGAGGTCATCGCATATCTGCAGGAAGCCAAACAGGATAACTTGCTAAATGGGTTATGTCAGTTGGATGGTGGATGGCAGGTGCGAAACGCCCTCGTCGCTTATCTTAACAAATATGGCATGCGTTGTGCCGGTGAGATCGATATTACCCGCACACGATGGAGTGAAAATCCGGTTGCGCTGGTTCCGATGATCCTGAGTAATATCAAAAACCTCGAACCGGGGGAGGGCATCCGAAGGTTTGAACACGGGCGGCAGGCAGCCTTAGAAAAAGAACAAGGCTTAATGTCGCGACTAAAACAATTGCCCGCCGGAGAAGAAAAAGCCCGGGAAACTAAGCAGATGATTGACCTGTTGCGGAATTTTATCGGCTATCGCGAATATCCGAAATACGATATTGTGAGCAGATACTTTATCTATAAGCAGGCTTTGCTTCAGGAAGCCGAACGCCTTGTAAAAGCCGGTGTGCTTCATGATGAAAAAGATAGTTATTATCTTTATTTTGAAGAGCTGCAGGAGGCGGCGCGTACCGGAAAAGTAGATTACCAGCTTATTGACCAGCGAAAAGCGGAATATCAATTTTATGAAAAGCTGACGCCGCCGCGAGTTATTACTTCTGAAGGTGAGGTAATAACAGGTCATTACAGACGTGAAAATATCCCTGCAGGAGCCCTGGCGGGTCTCGCTGTTTCTTCCGGCATAGTTGAAGGGCGCGCACGCGTGGTGCTAAACGTGGAGGGTGCTGATCTGGAAGATGGCGATATCCTGGTTACAACCTTTACCGACCCAAGTTGGACCCCTTTATTCTTAGCCATCAAGGGTGTGGTTACGGAAGTTGGCGGACTAATGACACACGGCGCTGTAATAGCCCGTGAGTACGGTTTGCCGGCGGTTGTTGGCGTGGAAAACGCGACCAAGCTGATTAAAGACGGTCAACGCATTCGTGTGCATGGAACCGCAGGGTATGTGGAGATTATGAGCGAAGCAGACGCGTAG
- a CDS encoding MATE family efflux transporter, with product MSTIQITSSKLWNAIKLSLNGEQQDYTQGSIPKAIFLLAIPMILELSLESVFAVVDMFFVGKLGQNAIATVGLTESVITIVYSIAIGLSTAATAIVARRIGEKKPEAAAHAGAQALVICLITTIIVSMAGVLYAPEILKLMGASEEVVRDGAIFTRIMLGSSLVIILLFLINGIFRGAGDAAMAMKSLWIASIINIILCPVFIHFFGLKGAAMATVIGRSCGVTFQVYHLFKGSGILKFRGADFNWDPAIVKTIIAVAWPATFQFIIASGSWIILTRLVAETGGTAASAGYQIAFRNFVFFILPCWGLSNAAATLVGQNLGAGHVDRAAQSVLLTARYNAVLMSFVMLLFLFFARPIVSIFTTEPVILNFGSTALRIIGSGFIFYAIAMVMSQALNGAGDTKTPTWINFGCFWLFQVPLAYLLAKGLGLHSAGAIAAVPAAEALLALVSWYYFKKGNWKKVKV from the coding sequence ATGAGTACAATACAGATCACAAGCTCAAAGCTTTGGAACGCCATTAAGCTTTCTCTTAATGGCGAGCAGCAGGACTATACGCAAGGCAGTATTCCGAAGGCCATCTTTTTACTGGCTATCCCAATGATCCTGGAATTAAGCCTTGAAAGCGTTTTTGCGGTGGTAGATATGTTCTTTGTAGGTAAACTTGGGCAAAACGCTATAGCCACGGTAGGTTTAACTGAGTCGGTGATCACCATTGTCTATTCCATCGCTATTGGTTTAAGCACCGCGGCAACGGCAATCGTAGCGCGAAGGATTGGTGAAAAGAAACCGGAAGCCGCGGCACATGCAGGAGCCCAGGCGCTGGTAATCTGTCTGATCACAACTATAATAGTAAGTATGGCTGGTGTTTTATATGCACCTGAGATCTTAAAGTTAATGGGTGCAAGCGAAGAAGTGGTGAGGGACGGAGCTATTTTTACCCGGATCATGCTGGGCAGCAGTCTTGTTATTATCCTGTTGTTTCTGATCAATGGGATTTTTCGGGGTGCGGGTGATGCAGCTATGGCGATGAAAAGTCTTTGGATTGCAAGCATCATCAACATTATTCTCTGCCCGGTTTTCATCCACTTTTTTGGGTTGAAGGGCGCTGCCATGGCTACCGTGATTGGAAGGAGCTGCGGGGTGACCTTCCAGGTATACCATCTGTTTAAAGGAAGCGGTATTCTCAAGTTTCGCGGTGCTGACTTTAATTGGGATCCGGCTATTGTAAAGACTATCATCGCTGTTGCCTGGCCGGCGACTTTTCAATTTATCATTGCAAGCGGCAGCTGGATCATACTTACGCGGCTGGTTGCTGAAACCGGCGGTACAGCAGCTTCTGCCGGCTACCAGATCGCTTTCCGGAATTTTGTTTTCTTTATTTTACCATGCTGGGGGTTAAGTAATGCTGCGGCAACCCTGGTAGGGCAAAACTTAGGTGCAGGCCATGTTGACCGGGCAGCTCAAAGCGTGCTGCTTACGGCGCGATATAATGCTGTATTGATGAGTTTCGTCATGCTGCTGTTCCTGTTCTTTGCCCGTCCCATCGTCAGCATATTTACAACCGAACCCGTTATTTTGAACTTTGGCAGTACGGCACTCCGGATTATCGGTTCCGGATTTATTTTTTATGCTATAGCCATGGTCATGAGCCAGGCCTTAAACGGGGCAGGCGACACCAAAACGCCTACATGGATCAATTTTGGGTGCTTTTGGCTTTTCCAGGTTCCTTTAGCTTACTTACTCGCCAAAGGCTTAGGGTTGCATTCGGCAGGCGCCATCGCAGCGGTGCCTGCAGCCGAGGCACTTTTAGCCCTGGTTTCCTGGTATTACTTTAAAAAAGGGAACTGGAAAAAGGTGAAAGTGTAA
- a CDS encoding DoxX family membrane protein, translating into MKKKILFIACLLFGLMFINAGLNKFLNYMPVPKDMPPNAMAMFGAIMQIKWLMPLIGIAEIIGGILVIIPRFRALGAVIIFPVMVGILLTVISLSSGLPMVLVLWAVLIWILFENREKYFPMIR; encoded by the coding sequence ATGAAAAAGAAAATCCTATTCATTGCATGCCTGTTATTCGGGCTGATGTTTATCAATGCAGGTCTGAACAAGTTTTTAAATTACATGCCTGTACCTAAAGACATGCCGCCAAATGCCATGGCCATGTTTGGCGCCATTATGCAGATCAAATGGCTGATGCCACTTATCGGCATTGCCGAAATTATCGGGGGGATCCTGGTGATTATTCCCCGTTTCAGGGCTTTAGGCGCGGTGATCATTTTTCCCGTTATGGTCGGCATATTGTTAACCGTTATTTCTTTATCTTCGGGATTACCGATGGTGCTTGTGCTTTGGGCGGTGCTTATCTGGATACTATTTGAAAACAGGGAGAAATATTTTCCCATGATCCGGTAG
- a CDS encoding MBL fold metallo-hydrolase: MKRACLGIVLAALLLLTVGGCGVVKSLGKNPDGEELTRLDSLPNYKNGAFINLAELSDSTVKRKFLFLSRRPETIRPSHALPWIKTDLNSLAAPAPTIVWFGHSSLLIKSGQFNMLIDPVFSNHAGPVPGLITAFPGTKHYHADDMPQIDALIISHDHYDHLDYRTLKKLKNRIKMAIVPMGVGSDLVYWGFDPKKIIELNWNQSITLSSGIRITATPAQHRSNRTYKNENKTLWASYVFQIGIYRLFYSGDSGYGPHFKQIGQQFGPFDLAFLECGQYSPNWPWTHLWLGQPAQAAADLQARLLQPIHWAKFIEANQPWNEPIKRLVPAAKELGVELNVPRIGEPYTLGSPLKQAAWWNFE, translated from the coding sequence ATGAAAAGAGCGTGTTTGGGAATTGTGTTGGCTGCACTGTTATTATTGACGGTCGGCGGTTGCGGCGTAGTTAAATCTCTGGGTAAAAATCCGGATGGCGAAGAACTTACCCGGTTAGATTCTTTACCAAATTATAAAAATGGAGCTTTTATAAATTTGGCTGAACTTTCCGATTCTACGGTCAAACGTAAATTTCTTTTTTTGAGCAGACGTCCTGAAACCATCAGGCCTTCTCATGCACTTCCGTGGATTAAAACCGATCTGAATTCATTAGCTGCTCCTGCACCTACGATCGTTTGGTTTGGACATTCATCTTTACTAATAAAAAGCGGGCAGTTTAATATGCTCATTGATCCGGTTTTTAGCAATCATGCCGGACCGGTGCCCGGATTGATTACCGCATTCCCGGGTACAAAGCATTATCACGCCGATGATATGCCTCAAATAGATGCGCTGATCATTTCTCATGATCACTACGATCATCTGGATTATCGGACTTTGAAAAAGTTAAAAAATCGTATTAAAATGGCCATTGTGCCGATGGGAGTAGGCTCTGATCTGGTATACTGGGGATTTGACCCTAAAAAGATTATCGAACTTAATTGGAACCAATCGATTACGTTATCCAGTGGTATTCGGATTACCGCCACCCCGGCCCAACATCGCAGCAATCGTACGTATAAGAACGAGAATAAAACATTGTGGGCCTCTTACGTTTTTCAGATTGGCATTTATAGGCTGTTTTACAGTGGCGATAGCGGGTACGGTCCGCATTTTAAACAAATAGGCCAGCAATTCGGGCCATTTGATCTGGCGTTTTTGGAATGCGGGCAGTATAGCCCCAACTGGCCATGGACGCACCTGTGGTTAGGGCAACCCGCACAGGCTGCTGCTGACCTGCAAGCCCGTTTGCTGCAGCCTATTCACTGGGCCAAGTTTATTGAAGCTAACCAGCCCTGGAATGAGCCGATAAAAAGGCTTGTGCCTGCAGCAAAGGAGTTGGGTGTCGAACTAAACGTTCCGCGTATTGGGGAGCCTTACACTTTAGGCAGCCCCCTCAAACAGGCTGCGTGGTGGAATTTTGAATAA
- a CDS encoding alkaline phosphatase family protein, producing the protein MNKTVVIDVVGLSTSLIGEHTPFLKSYIKDRHLTHITPVLPAVTTAMQSAYVTGKFPVDNGIVGNGWYDRADCEVKFWKQSNKLVEGQKIWEKAKSEDPSFTSSIMFWWYNMYSSADYSVTPRPNYLADGRKIPDCYSEPADLRDHLQAKLGQFPLFQFWGPGANIKSSRWIADAAMETDALHDPTLTLIYLPHLDYCLQKFGPDLPIIAKDLNDIDKIIEDLVSFYRKKDAEIIILSEYGISPVDRPVHLNRVLRQNGLLGIRIERGLEILDPGASKAFAVADHQLAHVYINDASVTAKVKALLEAVPGVERVLTREEQAAYHIDHPRAGDLVLIADERSWFTYYFWLDDALAPDYARVVDIHKKPGYDPVEMFMSSKLRAGYKLLRKKAGFRYVMDVIPLDAALIKGSHGRVDVPSEYQPVIITDNPLEKQGLIATDIHDIIWRHLKN; encoded by the coding sequence ATGAATAAAACGGTAGTTATCGATGTAGTAGGTTTATCTACGTCTCTGATCGGCGAGCATACGCCATTTCTTAAATCTTATATCAAAGACAGGCATCTGACGCATATAACGCCTGTATTGCCTGCTGTTACCACCGCTATGCAGTCCGCCTACGTCACCGGCAAATTTCCTGTTGACAATGGCATTGTAGGTAATGGGTGGTATGACCGCGCGGATTGTGAAGTAAAATTCTGGAAGCAATCAAACAAACTCGTTGAGGGACAGAAAATATGGGAAAAGGCCAAGAGCGAAGATCCATCTTTCACGAGCTCGATAATGTTTTGGTGGTACAATATGTACTCCTCTGCGGATTACTCCGTGACGCCCAGGCCAAACTACCTTGCCGACGGACGAAAAATACCGGATTGTTACTCGGAGCCTGCCGACCTGCGTGACCACCTTCAGGCGAAGTTGGGGCAGTTTCCGCTTTTTCAGTTTTGGGGGCCCGGCGCCAATATCAAATCAAGCCGTTGGATAGCTGACGCTGCAATGGAAACAGATGCGCTGCATGACCCGACGCTAACGCTGATATACCTGCCTCATCTGGACTATTGCCTGCAAAAATTCGGCCCGGATTTACCAATTATTGCCAAAGACCTGAATGATATTGATAAAATTATCGAAGATCTGGTTTCGTTTTACAGGAAAAAAGATGCCGAGATCATTATTCTTTCCGAATATGGTATCTCCCCGGTAGACCGCCCGGTTCATTTAAACCGGGTATTGAGGCAAAACGGCTTGTTAGGCATCAGGATTGAACGTGGACTGGAGATACTTGACCCGGGTGCTTCCAAAGCCTTTGCGGTAGCTGATCACCAACTGGCACATGTCTACATCAACGACGCGAGCGTAACGGCAAAAGTCAAAGCGCTGCTTGAAGCCGTGCCTGGTGTTGAACGGGTGCTTACCCGGGAAGAGCAGGCCGCATATCACATCGACCATCCCCGGGCCGGAGACCTCGTCCTGATCGCTGATGAGAGAAGCTGGTTCACTTATTATTTTTGGCTGGATGATGCGCTTGCCCCGGATTACGCGCGCGTAGTTGACATCCATAAAAAACCGGGTTATGATCCTGTTGAGATGTTTATGAGCTCAAAGCTCCGCGCCGGCTACAAGTTGCTGCGCAAAAAAGCGGGGTTCAGGTACGTAATGGATGTTATTCCACTGGATGCCGCCCTGATTAAAGGCTCTCACGGCCGGGTGGATGTACCGTCAGAATATCAGCCGGTGATCATTACCGATAACCCATTGGAAAAACAGGGCCTGATAGCGACCGACATTCATGATATCATCTGGAGGCACCTGAAAAATTGA
- the eboE gene encoding metabolite traffic protein EboE → MKINAAHLTYCTNIHPAENWPETFGALKNHFPAIRAALAGKERMGIGLRLSNMASLGLLAEEDNLAEFKQWLFDHDAYVFTMNGFPYGGFHNTVVKDEVHTPDWTTVDRVDYTLRLFHILGELLPEGLQGGISTSPLSYKPWHAAGEARNNARAIATENILTVAAALFKIHRSAGVLMHLDIEPEPDGFLESGREFIDWFENDLLPRAVLVLGEQFGLSSANAEAAVKQHINLCYDVCHFAIGYEEHESVIDELAAKGIQVGKIQISAALKAHLPVDLAMRDEVTDALARFNEPTYLHQVIAKTANGELIRYPDLPEALSDSRNPVVNEWRAHFHVPVFVEDMGVVQSTQNDIVRVLNKFRNIAFTQHLEVETYTWSVLPDELKAPLTQSIIRELDWVKAQIS, encoded by the coding sequence ATGAAAATAAATGCAGCGCACCTGACCTATTGTACCAATATCCATCCCGCGGAGAACTGGCCGGAAACTTTCGGAGCCCTGAAAAACCATTTCCCGGCAATCAGGGCGGCCCTTGCGGGGAAGGAACGAATGGGTATTGGCCTGCGTCTTTCTAATATGGCCAGCCTCGGTTTGCTGGCAGAGGAAGATAACTTAGCGGAGTTCAAACAATGGCTGTTTGATCATGATGCTTATGTTTTCACGATGAACGGTTTCCCCTATGGCGGTTTCCATAACACCGTAGTTAAGGACGAAGTGCATACGCCGGATTGGACAACAGTTGACCGCGTGGATTATACCTTGCGCCTGTTTCATATATTGGGCGAATTACTTCCTGAAGGTTTGCAGGGAGGGATTTCAACCTCGCCCTTAAGCTATAAACCATGGCATGCGGCCGGTGAGGCCAGGAACAACGCAAGGGCGATCGCCACGGAGAATATTTTAACAGTGGCGGCTGCACTTTTTAAAATACACCGCTCGGCCGGGGTCCTGATGCACCTGGATATCGAGCCCGAGCCGGATGGCTTCCTGGAATCAGGCCGGGAGTTTATAGATTGGTTTGAAAACGACCTGTTGCCGCGTGCTGTTTTAGTGCTGGGAGAACAGTTTGGCCTGTCTTCGGCTAATGCAGAAGCAGCTGTAAAACAACACATTAACCTATGCTATGACGTTTGCCATTTTGCCATCGGCTATGAGGAACATGAGAGCGTTATTGATGAACTGGCCGCGAAAGGTATCCAGGTAGGCAAGATACAAATCAGTGCTGCCTTAAAGGCCCATCTTCCGGTGGATTTGGCAATGAGGGACGAAGTGACCGACGCGCTTGCCAGATTCAACGAGCCAACGTATTTGCACCAGGTGATCGCGAAAACCGCAAATGGAGAATTGATCCGCTATCCCGATTTACCGGAGGCCCTGTCAGATAGCCGGAACCCGGTAGTCAATGAATGGCGTGCTCATTTCCATGTGCCTGTTTTTGTGGAAGATATGGGTGTGGTACAATCAACACAAAACGATATTGTCAGGGTGCTCAACAAATTCAGGAACATTGCTTTTACACAACACCTGGAAGTGGAAACATATACCTGGAGTGTATTACCGGATGAGCTGAAGGCCCCCCTAACACAATCGATCATCCGGGAATTAGATTGGGTTAAAGCGCAGATATCATAA
- a CDS encoding 3-dehydroquinate synthase produces the protein MEHLQQNFSVKYSYNVFFTSALFAKDNPLLNGFLTNATTSGALRKILFVVDQGVADAHEHLCSDISSYFRAHTAVHLVPEILLIPGGEYVKNDERYFDMILEAVNNYGIDRHSYIAVIGGGAVLDMAGYAAAVAHRGVKLIRIPTTVLSQNDSGIGVKNSINYFGKKNFLGTFAPPAAVFNDDQFLTTLTDRDWRSGISEAIKVALIKDPVFFNWIEQNAPALVSRDATAMNYLIWRCAQLHMQHIAGADPFESGSSRPLDFGHWSAHKLEYLSGFDVRHGEAVAMGIALDTVYSCLCGRLTVADSERVVSLIQNLGFEISHGLLKINGDDSPLLQGLEEFREHLGGELTITLLNAIGEGAEVHEIDTELLKQASIELYNRQLELQQTQI, from the coding sequence ATGGAACATTTGCAACAGAACTTCAGCGTAAAATATAGTTATAACGTCTTTTTTACCTCGGCCTTATTCGCAAAGGATAATCCCCTTCTGAACGGTTTTCTGACAAACGCTACTACTTCAGGCGCGTTAAGGAAGATCCTGTTTGTGGTCGATCAGGGGGTTGCCGACGCCCACGAGCATTTATGCTCTGATATCAGTTCTTATTTTCGGGCGCATACTGCTGTTCATCTGGTGCCCGAGATCTTGCTGATACCCGGCGGCGAGTACGTAAAGAATGATGAACGCTATTTTGATATGATCCTCGAAGCGGTAAATAATTACGGTATAGACCGGCATTCATACATCGCCGTAATTGGTGGCGGGGCCGTATTGGATATGGCAGGTTATGCTGCTGCAGTAGCCCACCGGGGAGTAAAGCTTATCCGCATACCAACAACTGTGCTGTCTCAGAACGATTCAGGAATCGGAGTGAAGAACAGCATCAATTATTTTGGGAAAAAGAATTTCCTGGGCACATTCGCACCACCTGCCGCTGTTTTTAATGATGACCAGTTTTTGACCACCCTGACCGACCGAGACTGGCGTTCCGGAATATCCGAAGCTATCAAAGTTGCCCTGATCAAAGACCCTGTTTTTTTCAACTGGATAGAACAGAACGCACCCGCCCTCGTGAGCCGCGACGCGACAGCAATGAATTACCTGATTTGGCGCTGCGCGCAGCTGCACATGCAGCACATTGCCGGCGCCGACCCCTTTGAAAGCGGCTCATCACGCCCTTTGGATTTCGGGCATTGGAGCGCGCACAAACTGGAATATCTTAGCGGTTTCGACGTTCGACATGGTGAAGCAGTAGCCATGGGGATAGCCCTGGATACGGTTTATTCCTGCCTTTGCGGCCGTTTAACCGTTGCGGACAGTGAGCGCGTGGTAAGCCTGATCCAAAACTTAGGTTTTGAAATCAGCCATGGGCTCTTAAAGATCAACGGAGATGACAGCCCATTATTGCAGGGCCTGGAGGAGTTTCGCGAGCATTTAGGCGGGGAGCTCACTATTACGTTACTCAATGCTATTGGCGAAGGTGCCGAGGTGCATGAAATTGATACCGAGCTTTTGAAACAAGCGAGTATTGAACTATACAACCGGCAACTCGAACTTCAGCAAACGCAAATTTAA
- the eboC gene encoding UbiA-like protein EboC (EboC, a homolog the polyprenyltransferase UbiA, belongs to system of proteins involved in the trafficking of precursor metabolites to an extracytoplasmic compartment so that the biosynthesis of certain natural products, such as scytonemin, can be completed.), producing MRPANIITSVADILAGIAIASAAGTLTERAWPTALLLCLSTACLYGGGIVFNDIFDVETDKIERPERAIPSGRVSLPEASVLGTLLLSAGILLAFLVSAASGMLAAAIALCALLYDKFGKHHPFFGPLNMGMCRGLNLLLGVSIIPDALNHWSMLALVPVVYIFSITLTSRGEVHGGKKNNLYIAAFLYAAVIAFISYFSYVNNRLLWSLLFILPFTWMIFKPLLIAIREPIGKNIGNAVKAGVISLILMDASWSATFSSLTFALMIACLLPLSLWLSKTFAVT from the coding sequence ATGCGGCCCGCCAATATTATTACTTCGGTCGCTGATATTCTGGCGGGGATCGCTATTGCCAGTGCCGCAGGTACTTTAACGGAAAGAGCCTGGCCAACGGCCCTCCTCCTTTGCCTTTCCACAGCTTGTCTCTACGGCGGCGGTATTGTTTTTAACGATATTTTCGATGTGGAGACTGATAAGATTGAACGGCCTGAAAGGGCCATCCCCTCAGGCAGGGTTAGTTTACCGGAAGCTTCAGTGCTCGGCACGTTGTTGTTAAGCGCAGGTATCCTATTGGCGTTTCTTGTTTCGGCGGCATCGGGTATGCTCGCGGCAGCTATCGCGCTCTGCGCGCTGCTCTACGACAAGTTTGGCAAACATCATCCCTTTTTCGGGCCGCTTAATATGGGGATGTGCCGGGGATTAAACCTGTTGCTCGGAGTCAGCATCATACCGGATGCGCTCAACCATTGGTCAATGTTAGCATTGGTGCCTGTGGTTTACATATTCTCGATCACCCTGACCAGTCGTGGCGAAGTTCATGGCGGCAAAAAGAACAACTTATATATAGCGGCATTTTTGTACGCTGCAGTCATCGCCTTTATCAGCTACTTTTCGTACGTTAATAACCGGCTGCTATGGTCACTGCTTTTCATCTTACCCTTTACCTGGATGATATTCAAACCGTTGCTCATAGCTATAAGAGAGCCAATCGGCAAAAATATTGGTAATGCCGTAAAGGCCGGGGTGATCTCCCTGATATTGATGGACGCTTCCTGGTCCGCCACATTCAGCTCACTTACATTCGCCCTGATGATCGCCTGCCTTTTACCGCTCTCGTTGTGGCTGTCGAAAACCTTTGCAGTCACCTAA